One window of Saprospiraceae bacterium genomic DNA carries:
- a CDS encoding 2,3-bisphosphoglycerate-independent phosphoglycerate mutase, producing MLKRRQLCNPKNCWNIVFKRSLLVILDGWGIGKVPESNAIQQAKTPFYDQLIQNYPNAQLLTHGAFVGLPDGQMGNSEVGHINLGAGRIVYQDLVKINKAIQDRQLETNAEFVKLIEYCNSNQKPCHLIGLLSDGGVHSHISHFFGLIDLLEQHIRVPVYLHIISDGRDTDPHSAVHFVTEMQEFLKDKRTKIASLIGRYFAMDRDKRWERIRKAYDLYVLGKGTKVDNAIEAIEQSYAAGITDEFIEPFRILDTPDGCIKNGDAVLCINFRTDRLRQLTQVLSQTDFEEYEMKKLQLHYVTMARYDESFEKVSVLFDKTDVRNTLGEMLSRYGCTQVRIAETEKYPHVSFFFSGGREKAFSGEKRILVPSPKVPTYDLKPEMSAFELAEKTSQIITDELPDFICLNFANADMVGHTGVFAAEMKAAETVDACLEKIIPLALKKDYAIIILADHGNGEYMINEDGSPNTAHTKNPVPCILVSNNTALKIHDGILADIAPTLLKIMALPIPVEMNGKVLVESKS from the coding sequence ATGCTGAAAAGGAGGCAACTTTGCAATCCAAAAAATTGTTGGAATATTGTGTTTAAACGAAGTTTATTAGTAATTCTCGATGGTTGGGGAATTGGAAAAGTGCCTGAATCAAATGCCATACAACAGGCCAAGACGCCATTTTATGATCAATTGATCCAAAACTACCCGAACGCTCAATTATTAACCCATGGGGCTTTTGTAGGATTGCCTGACGGACAAATGGGAAATTCAGAGGTAGGCCACATAAATCTAGGAGCAGGCAGAATCGTCTATCAGGATTTAGTAAAAATCAACAAAGCCATCCAGGACCGTCAACTTGAAACCAATGCCGAATTTGTCAAATTGATCGAGTATTGCAATTCCAATCAAAAGCCCTGTCACCTGATTGGCCTGTTGTCCGATGGAGGAGTTCATAGCCACATTAGCCACTTTTTTGGATTAATTGATTTGTTAGAACAGCATATCCGGGTTCCGGTTTATCTCCATATAATCTCAGATGGACGGGATACGGATCCACACAGTGCCGTGCATTTTGTCACTGAAATGCAGGAATTTCTCAAAGACAAGCGAACTAAAATTGCAAGTTTGATTGGGCGATATTTTGCAATGGATCGGGACAAGCGCTGGGAGCGCATTCGAAAAGCATACGATCTGTATGTATTAGGCAAAGGAACAAAAGTTGACAATGCAATAGAGGCAATTGAACAATCCTATGCCGCAGGAATTACAGATGAATTTATAGAACCTTTTCGAATCCTAGATACTCCGGATGGATGCATTAAAAATGGCGATGCTGTCTTATGTATCAATTTCCGGACCGATCGGCTCAGGCAATTGACTCAGGTATTAAGTCAAACTGATTTTGAGGAGTACGAAATGAAAAAATTGCAGCTGCATTATGTTACCATGGCCCGATACGATGAATCTTTTGAAAAGGTCTCTGTATTATTTGATAAAACAGATGTTCGAAATACCCTTGGAGAAATGCTTTCACGTTATGGTTGTACCCAGGTACGGATTGCAGAAACTGAAAAATATCCCCATGTCAGTTTTTTCTTTTCAGGAGGCCGTGAAAAAGCGTTTAGTGGAGAAAAACGAATTTTAGTTCCTTCACCTAAAGTTCCAACCTATGATTTAAAACCAGAAATGAGTGCATTCGAACTTGCAGAAAAAACCAGTCAAATCATAACAGATGAATTGCCAGACTTTATTTGTTTGAATTTTGCAAATGCAGATATGGTTGGGCATACGGGTGTTTTTGCCGCTGAAATGAAAGCAGCAGAAACAGTGGATGCTTGTTTAGAAAAAATTATTCCACTTGCATTGAAGAAGGATTATGCAATTATTATTCTGGCAGATCATGGCAATGGAGAATACATGATAAATGAAGATGGTTCGCCGAATACGGCCCATACTAAAAATCCGGTACCTTGTATTCTTGTTTCCAACAATACGGCATTAAAAATTCATGATGGGATTCTTGCAGACATAGCTCCAACCCTTTTAAAAATTATGGCCTTGCCCATTCCAGTTGAAATGAATGGTAAAGTCCTTGTTGAATCTAAATCCTGA
- a CDS encoding ATP-binding cassette domain-containing protein, which yields MADLLRLENVVKEYGNLKAVDHVSFRVPESSIVGLLGPNGAGKTSLIRIITGITQADSGNVLLHEKDIYKIKDPSVGYMPEERGLYKKMKVGEQLIFLTRLRGLSKEDAEKNVVFWMKKFQIESWWNKKINELSKGMSQKVQFIATVSHNPKLIILDEPFSGLDPINTNLIKDEIIRLKDEGASILFSTHRMEQVEEMCEHIVLINKGKIVLNGEVNEVRNSYKENIFELTTSNTIPEEFFEEFECSIKKERHYLIKLKQQQSTNDILSWLLHHEINLVSFNELLPTFNEIFIKTVNETSHE from the coding sequence ATGGCAGATTTATTAAGGCTTGAAAATGTAGTCAAAGAATACGGCAACCTTAAAGCCGTTGACCATGTGAGTTTTAGAGTCCCCGAATCTTCAATTGTAGGTTTATTAGGTCCAAATGGAGCGGGGAAAACCTCATTGATCAGAATTATTACAGGAATTACTCAAGCCGACTCTGGAAATGTGTTGTTGCATGAGAAAGACATTTACAAAATCAAGGATCCTTCCGTTGGATATATGCCAGAGGAGAGGGGTTTGTACAAGAAAATGAAAGTTGGAGAACAGCTTATTTTTTTAACCCGCCTGAGAGGTCTTTCCAAAGAAGATGCAGAAAAAAACGTGGTTTTTTGGATGAAGAAATTTCAAATTGAATCCTGGTGGAACAAAAAAATAAATGAATTATCAAAAGGGATGTCTCAAAAAGTTCAATTCATCGCTACCGTGAGTCATAATCCGAAATTAATTATTTTGGATGAACCTTTTTCTGGTTTGGATCCAATCAATACCAATTTAATTAAAGATGAAATCATTCGGTTAAAAGACGAGGGTGCAAGTATTTTGTTCTCAACACATCGGATGGAACAAGTGGAAGAAATGTGTGAACACATTGTTTTAATCAATAAAGGTAAAATAGTCCTTAATGGGGAAGTGAATGAGGTTCGAAATTCATATAAAGAGAATATTTTTGAACTCACTACTTCCAATACCATTCCAGAAGAATTTTTCGAAGAATTTGAATGCAGTATTAAAAAGGAACGACATTACCTTATTAAACTAAAACAACAGCAGTCAACGAATGATATTTTAAGTTGGCTATTGCATCATGAAATCAATTTAGTTTCATTTAATGAATTGTTACCAACATTTAATGAAATATTTATTAAAACTGTAAATGAAACCAGCCATGAATAA
- a CDS encoding ABC transporter permease, with protein MKPAMNKLGLIIAREYLTKVKNKNFIFTTLLTPLGFLIFFIVIGVIFSYEGSKTYRIALLDKSEMNIKFPDSTKKFSFIKTTETLEQLKTKYKNGELDGILVLPKFSGVDVNAYTVYYHSDKAMDIEIESSLEKYLQDGVRNYKIQLMNLQNEQLEKLKTDIAIDPEPVSDTEKDRSSYTDKIATMLGGIMGYVIFFIIFLYGASVMRSVADEKVSRIVEVIISSARPVELMLGKVIGVGLVGLTQIVIWLVLIPLIYFLGMSIAGIDTQQLQEVSQTMGQQAPMDTDELAQIIREVGAMNWWRISVLFVFYFVGGYFIYASMFAAIGAASGDDINDAQSLTILVTIPILLAMYVMFQAIRLPDSSLAMFASLFPFFSPIVMPAMLAFDPPWWQIALSLVLLFAFSYFMIWIAARIYRTGILMYGKKASIKELGKWIWRG; from the coding sequence ATGAAACCAGCCATGAATAAATTGGGCTTGATCATAGCACGCGAATATCTTACCAAGGTTAAAAACAAGAATTTTATTTTTACAACCTTGCTAACACCCTTAGGATTTTTAATCTTCTTTATAGTAATAGGTGTAATTTTTAGTTATGAAGGTTCGAAAACCTATCGCATCGCGCTTTTAGATAAGAGTGAAATGAATATTAAATTTCCGGATTCAACCAAGAAATTTAGTTTTATTAAAACAACGGAGACTCTTGAACAATTAAAGACCAAATATAAAAATGGTGAGTTGGATGGGATTTTGGTTTTGCCTAAATTTTCCGGAGTTGATGTGAATGCCTATACGGTATATTATCATTCCGATAAAGCAATGGATATTGAAATTGAGTCCAGTCTCGAAAAATATTTGCAAGATGGCGTAAGAAATTACAAAATCCAATTGATGAATCTACAAAATGAACAATTGGAAAAATTGAAAACTGACATTGCGATTGATCCGGAACCGGTATCCGATACAGAAAAAGATCGTTCGAGTTATACGGATAAAATAGCTACCATGTTAGGAGGCATTATGGGTTATGTAATTTTCTTTATTATCTTTTTGTACGGTGCTTCCGTAATGCGTTCTGTGGCTGATGAAAAAGTAAGTCGTATTGTTGAAGTAATCATTTCTTCTGCCAGACCGGTTGAACTCATGTTGGGTAAAGTCATAGGAGTTGGTTTGGTTGGCTTGACTCAAATTGTAATTTGGTTGGTATTAATTCCGCTGATTTATTTTCTGGGAATGTCCATTGCAGGGATTGATACACAACAATTGCAGGAAGTGAGTCAAACAATGGGCCAACAGGCACCCATGGATACGGATGAGCTGGCACAAATCATTCGCGAAGTAGGCGCCATGAATTGGTGGCGTATTTCTGTTTTGTTTGTATTTTATTTTGTAGGCGGTTATTTTATTTATGCCTCTATGTTTGCAGCGATCGGTGCAGCTTCCGGAGACGATATAAATGATGCACAATCCTTGACCATACTTGTTACCATTCCCATTTTATTGGCTATGTATGTTATGTTTCAGGCAATCCGGCTGCCAGATAGTTCGTTAGCAATGTTTGCATCCTTGTTTCCATTTTTTAGTCCAATTGTAATGCCTGCCATGTTGGCTTTCGATCCACCCTGGTGGCAAATTGCGTTGTCATTGGTCTTGCTTTTTGCGTTTAGTTATTTTATGATTTGGATTGCTGCACGGATTTATCGTACCGGAATTTTAATGTATGGTAAAAAAGCAAGTATAAAAGAATTGGGCAAATGGATTTGGAGAGGTTGA
- a CDS encoding outer membrane beta-barrel protein, which produces MHFKYKIYLIILALPFVLNAQKGFEAGVWAGSANYFGDLNNLYRLNEPGLAGGIMGRYNYNTRICTKLQLNYLRLRAQDSKSNNAFDLRRNLSFFSNVIEIAPSMEFNFFSLKHGSKDDNLTPYLMAGFSVFYFSPKTNYQGQTYSLRNLGTEGQLPGQEYNEISTAWLVGGGVKFDLNAAWSINVELAYRKAKTDFLDDVSGFYPDYIELLNNRGDVAVQLADRSEVTVDNSKIGLSGTQRGDSKDKDAFVSLGINLVYYFGKLRCPDLSIPK; this is translated from the coding sequence ATGCATTTTAAATACAAAATTTATTTAATAATTCTTGCCCTTCCATTCGTACTAAATGCGCAAAAGGGCTTTGAAGCAGGGGTTTGGGCCGGCTCCGCCAACTATTTTGGTGATTTAAATAATTTATACCGTCTCAATGAACCCGGATTGGCTGGTGGAATTATGGGTCGTTACAATTACAATACAAGGATTTGTACCAAATTGCAATTAAACTATTTACGACTTCGGGCTCAGGATTCGAAATCAAACAATGCTTTTGATTTAAGAAGAAATCTAAGTTTCTTTTCAAATGTAATTGAAATCGCTCCAAGTATGGAATTCAATTTTTTTAGTTTAAAGCATGGCTCCAAGGATGATAATTTAACACCCTACCTCATGGCCGGATTCAGCGTTTTTTATTTTAGTCCAAAGACGAATTACCAGGGACAAACCTACAGTCTCAGAAATTTAGGCACGGAAGGCCAATTACCCGGACAAGAATACAATGAAATTAGCACCGCTTGGTTGGTGGGAGGAGGTGTCAAGTTTGACCTAAATGCGGCGTGGAGTATTAATGTTGAACTAGCTTATAGAAAAGCAAAAACAGATTTCTTAGATGATGTCAGTGGTTTTTATCCGGATTATATCGAACTTTTAAATAACCGGGGCGATGTGGCAGTGCAATTAGCAGATCGTTCGGAAGTCACGGTGGATAATTCTAAAATTGGTTTGAGCGGCACACAACGCGGAGATTCAAAAGACAAAGATGCCTTTGTATCTTTAGGAATCAATCTGGTTTATTATTTTGGTAAACTGCGATGTCCTGATTTATCAATTCCCAAATAG
- a CDS encoding ferredoxin--NADP reductase: protein MHFYKIPVSEKTFETKDSVSLHFKAIELPEEFNTFHPGQHLTLKLTIKDKEYRRSYSMSSAPGQNEISISIKKVDDGIVSNFIFDKLNAGDSLELSGPEGHFFIKPDSEKRQNYYFFAAGSGITPIFSMIQSLLENEPKSNVYLFYGNRTEEDIMFHKQLIDLSKKYQDQFYVEFTLSRLKGNLLPFLASKKKIWEGLKGRINKDSIQKFFEKYPPRNLNSQYYLCGPGDFIEGTKENLLLSNIDPKAVHAEYFTIPLHPSSDSKISNLSSVRLIVHLNNKTHELQVPGNKKILDSILDAKLDPPYSCSSGACSTCMAKIIQGNVHMDVSLALEPEEIEQGYILTCQSRPLTELIEIKY from the coding sequence ATGCATTTTTACAAAATTCCGGTCTCAGAAAAAACCTTTGAAACCAAAGATTCCGTCAGCTTACATTTCAAAGCAATTGAATTACCTGAAGAATTTAATACATTTCATCCGGGTCAACATCTGACTCTTAAATTAACAATTAAAGACAAAGAATATCGCAGATCCTATTCGATGAGTTCTGCCCCCGGTCAGAATGAAATCAGTATTAGCATTAAGAAAGTAGATGATGGCATTGTTTCAAATTTTATTTTTGATAAACTTAATGCCGGTGATTCCCTGGAATTATCAGGTCCTGAAGGTCATTTCTTTATTAAACCAGATTCAGAAAAAAGACAGAATTATTACTTCTTTGCAGCAGGCAGTGGTATCACTCCTATTTTTTCAATGATCCAATCTTTGTTGGAAAATGAGCCAAAATCAAATGTTTACCTGTTTTATGGAAACCGAACCGAAGAAGACATTATGTTTCATAAACAGCTGATTGATTTAAGCAAAAAGTATCAGGATCAGTTTTATGTTGAATTTACATTAAGCAGATTAAAAGGAAATTTACTTCCTTTTTTAGCAAGTAAAAAGAAAATTTGGGAAGGATTAAAAGGTCGCATCAATAAAGATTCTATTCAGAAATTCTTCGAAAAATATCCTCCTCGCAATTTAAATTCCCAATACTACCTGTGCGGTCCTGGTGATTTTATAGAAGGTACTAAAGAAAATTTATTACTTTCCAATATTGATCCTAAAGCGGTGCATGCAGAATACTTTACAATACCGCTGCATCCATCAAGTGATTCTAAAATTTCAAATTTAAGTTCAGTTCGCTTAATTGTACATTTAAATAATAAAACACACGAACTTCAAGTTCCTGGTAATAAAAAGATTTTAGACAGCATTTTAGATGCTAAATTAGATCCACCTTATTCCTGTTCCAGCGGTGCGTGTTCTACCTGCATGGCTAAAATTATTCAAGGCAATGTGCATATGGATGTTAGCCTGGCACTTGAACCAGAAGAAATCGAACAGGGGTACATACTTACTTGCCAATCCAGGCCTTTAACAGAATTAATTGAAATTAAATATTAG
- a CDS encoding rRNA pseudouridine synthase, whose product MKKTKFHSKKEIKKPEAEREFPFRLNKYVAHCGICSRREAAELVKSGKIKVNDAVQTNPAYELQEKDKVYYEDKLIKLSQTLFYILLNKPKNVITTLNDERGRKTVFDLIKQDIKDRVYPVGRLDRNTTGLLLLTNDGDLAQKLSHPSHKMKKIYHATLDKNLTKADMDRILMGVKLEDGIAEVDGIEYANDKKNEIGVEIHSGKNRIVRRIFEHLGYETIKLDRVYFAGLTKKNIPRGKFRHLTDKEIIQLKHLKH is encoded by the coding sequence ATGAAGAAGACGAAATTCCATTCTAAAAAAGAAATTAAAAAACCTGAAGCTGAACGCGAATTTCCTTTCAGACTTAATAAATATGTAGCTCATTGTGGAATTTGTTCGAGACGGGAGGCGGCTGAATTGGTTAAGTCTGGTAAAATCAAAGTAAACGATGCCGTACAAACCAATCCGGCATATGAATTACAGGAAAAAGACAAGGTGTATTATGAGGATAAATTAATCAAACTTAGTCAAACCCTTTTTTACATCTTGTTAAATAAACCCAAGAATGTCATTACCACTTTAAACGATGAACGCGGACGCAAAACGGTCTTTGATTTGATCAAGCAAGACATTAAGGATCGCGTATATCCAGTCGGAAGATTAGACCGCAATACAACAGGTTTATTGTTGTTGACCAATGATGGCGATCTCGCACAAAAATTATCCCACCCATCACATAAGATGAAAAAAATCTATCACGCCACGTTGGATAAAAATTTAACAAAAGCGGATATGGATAGAATATTAATGGGCGTGAAATTAGAAGATGGCATTGCAGAAGTGGATGGAATTGAATACGCCAATGATAAAAAAAATGAAATTGGTGTTGAAATTCATTCCGGTAAAAATCGAATCGTTCGACGCATATTTGAACACCTCGGTTATGAAACCATTAAATTAGATCGGGTTTATTTTGCAGGACTTACCAAAAAGAATATACCGCGCGGAAAATTTCGTCACTTAACAGATAAAGAAATTATCCAGCTCAAACACCTCAAGCATTAA
- the nadA gene encoding quinolinate synthase NadA: MEFKSNLQIEADLFIKGYLDIQVDPELDLIAEINKLKKEKNAVVLAHYYQDPDIQDIADFVGDSLQLSQEAARTPAAMIAFAGVHFMAETAKILSPQKKVVIPDLKAGCSLSDSCPAPVFAKFKEQYPDHVVVSYVNCTAELKTLTDICCTSSNAVHVVNSIPKDRGIIFAPDKNLAAYIEKVTGRHMVKWDGACMVHEIFSREKITKLKIKHPEAKIIAHPECEEPVLALADYIGSTSGLLKFVQSNASDSFIVATESGILHQMQLKCPNKTFIPAPPNNLCACNECPHMKRNSLEKLYLCMKYELPEVQLSEYVIREARKSIDRMLEISAQAGLG; this comes from the coding sequence ATGGAATTTAAATCTAACTTACAAATAGAAGCTGATCTTTTTATCAAAGGATATCTTGATATTCAAGTGGATCCTGAATTGGATTTAATTGCAGAGATTAATAAATTAAAGAAAGAAAAAAATGCAGTCGTATTAGCTCATTATTATCAAGATCCCGATATCCAGGATATTGCGGATTTTGTTGGAGATAGTTTACAATTATCTCAGGAAGCAGCACGAACGCCTGCAGCCATGATCGCATTTGCCGGAGTTCATTTTATGGCGGAAACGGCTAAAATTTTATCTCCTCAAAAAAAAGTGGTCATACCGGATTTAAAAGCGGGCTGTTCTTTATCAGACTCATGTCCGGCTCCTGTGTTTGCTAAATTCAAGGAACAATATCCGGATCATGTTGTCGTGAGTTATGTTAATTGTACTGCTGAATTAAAAACGCTTACGGATATTTGTTGTACATCTAGCAATGCAGTCCATGTAGTAAATAGCATTCCTAAAGATCGCGGAATCATTTTTGCGCCAGACAAAAATTTGGCTGCATACATTGAAAAGGTGACCGGAAGACACATGGTAAAATGGGATGGAGCCTGCATGGTGCATGAAATTTTTTCAAGAGAGAAAATTACCAAGCTTAAAATAAAACATCCGGAAGCAAAAATCATTGCACATCCTGAATGTGAAGAACCGGTACTTGCTTTGGCGGATTATATCGGATCAACCAGTGGCTTATTAAAATTTGTTCAATCCAATGCATCCGACTCATTTATTGTTGCAACCGAAAGTGGCATTCTTCATCAAATGCAATTGAAATGCCCCAACAAAACTTTTATTCCAGCGCCTCCAAACAATCTGTGTGCTTGCAATGAATGTCCGCATATGAAACGAAATTCTCTGGAGAAACTCTACCTTTGTATGAAATATGAATTGCCTGAAGTTCAATTATCAGAATATGTAATCCGGGAAGCTCGCAAAAGCATTGATCGAATGCTGGAAATCTCCGCACAAGCTGGTCTCGGATAA
- a CDS encoding DUF4783 domain-containing protein yields MMRILRICVFLFLSQLAFGQNINGVFEAIRKVDLVALNVLFDNKMEYCYDNQIEFVDKTIALKALKAFLERNAPKSMTPMHKGNSKGDDSNFAIAIMESTNGKKFRFYIYAETIQGKTLVQELRIDKVN; encoded by the coding sequence ATGATGAGAATCTTAAGAATCTGTGTATTTCTGTTTTTAAGTCAATTGGCCTTTGGTCAAAATATTAATGGCGTTTTTGAAGCAATTCGCAAGGTCGACCTGGTTGCCTTAAATGTATTATTTGACAATAAAATGGAATATTGTTATGACAATCAAATTGAATTTGTGGATAAAACCATCGCATTAAAAGCTCTTAAAGCTTTTTTAGAGCGAAATGCTCCAAAATCCATGACTCCAATGCATAAAGGAAATTCAAAAGGGGATGACTCCAATTTTGCAATTGCAATTATGGAATCCACCAATGGTAAAAAATTCCGGTTTTACATTTATGCAGAGACCATTCAGGGGAAAACCCTCGTACAGGAATTGCGAATTGATAAAGTTAATTAA
- the mscL gene encoding large conductance mechanosensitive channel protein MscL: MFKEFKKFALQGNLIDIAIGLVMATAFGGITSAFVDGIIMPLVGQIFQMGDLAQAKWVLSPEILGPDGKVTTSESAILYGRMISAFINFLIIAFVMFLIIKFVNRIKFVEPVGLPKPTTDDLLTEIRDLLKK; this comes from the coding sequence ATGTTTAAAGAATTTAAAAAATTTGCACTTCAGGGAAACTTGATTGACATCGCCATCGGTTTAGTAATGGCTACAGCATTCGGAGGAATTACTTCAGCATTTGTTGATGGAATCATCATGCCATTGGTTGGCCAAATTTTTCAAATGGGTGATTTAGCGCAAGCCAAATGGGTCTTGTCGCCTGAAATTTTAGGTCCGGATGGTAAAGTGACCACTTCAGAGTCTGCCATTCTTTATGGACGGATGATTTCAGCATTCATCAATTTCCTTATTATCGCATTTGTAATGTTTTTGATTATAAAGTTTGTAAACCGAATCAAATTTGTAGAACCTGTTGGTTTGCCTAAACCCACTACAGACGATCTGTTGACTGAAATCAGAGATTTGTTGAAAAAATAA
- a CDS encoding transposase, producing the protein MKTRRKYDRQFKLEVVNRSLECNNIDKLGEELSIHPDMISRWRREFLKSGEKLSFPGNGKEALSQEEQELRRLRKELADSRLETQILRRLSTSFPWETQPLSNDSR; encoded by the coding sequence ATGAAAACTCGAAGAAAATACGACAGGCAATTTAAACTTGAAGTTGTAAATAGGAGCCTGGAATGCAATAACATTGATAAATTAGGTGAAGAACTATCAATTCACCCTGATATGATTAGTAGATGGCGTCGTGAATTCCTCAAATCAGGTGAAAAACTAAGTTTTCCTGGAAATGGAAAAGAGGCATTGAGTCAAGAGGAACAAGAACTTAGGAGATTGCGTAAGGAATTGGCGGATTCTCGATTAGAGACCCAAATTTTAAGAAGGCTATCCACATCTTTTCCTTGGGAGACACAACCTCTATCAAATGATTCGAGATAA
- the dnaB gene encoding replicative DNA helicase, producing the protein MAESIKDTLSIQRGGFKPRQADLSSLAYEKIQPQAVELEEAILGAIMLDKDAISVVMDILKADSFYKPAHQKIYKAMIQLFQSNQPIDTLTIREILHKSQILEEVGGLAYVLELANKVASSANLEYHAKIVAQKFVQRELIKISTLTIQDCFEDTKDVFDLLDSAEQSLYDITDNYLRRGYESVGSLIIKAQKRLETMSHHESGLSGIPSGFPELDAITSGWQKSNLIIVAARPGVGKTSFTLALGRNAAMDYNTPVALFSLEMNNLELVNRLISMEAEIEGTKMRNGKLDDDDWTRLNQVINKLGESQIYIDDTPSLNVFELRAKCRRLHQQYKIGLVIIDYLQLMTAGSNDKKGNREQEIATISRALKGLAKEINIPVIALSQLNRAAETQSRENRRPQLSNLRESGAIEQDADMVMFIYRPDTYELENNYEMPKGYTELIIAKHRNGATGTVGMKFIDHFAKFVPLKQNFDPFGSTTVPNVIIKQSKMNEEDEIPF; encoded by the coding sequence ATGGCGGAATCCATTAAAGATACTTTATCTATACAACGGGGGGGCTTTAAACCCAGACAAGCTGATCTGAGCAGTCTGGCTTATGAAAAAATTCAACCTCAGGCGGTTGAATTGGAAGAAGCCATCTTGGGGGCTATTATGCTGGATAAAGATGCCATTTCAGTTGTAATGGACATTTTGAAAGCGGATAGTTTCTATAAACCGGCCCATCAAAAGATTTATAAAGCCATGATTCAGTTGTTTCAATCCAATCAACCGATTGATACCCTGACGATTCGTGAAATCCTCCATAAGTCTCAGATTTTGGAAGAAGTAGGCGGATTAGCTTATGTCCTTGAATTGGCAAATAAAGTGGCTTCGTCTGCCAACCTGGAATACCATGCAAAAATTGTAGCCCAAAAATTTGTTCAACGTGAGTTGATTAAAATTTCGACCCTAACCATTCAGGATTGTTTTGAAGATACCAAAGACGTGTTTGACTTATTGGATTCTGCAGAACAAAGTTTATATGACATAACAGACAATTACCTCCGACGTGGATATGAATCGGTGGGTTCACTCATTATAAAAGCACAAAAAAGACTGGAAACCATGTCGCATCATGAATCCGGTTTATCAGGCATCCCAAGCGGATTTCCTGAATTGGATGCGATTACCTCGGGTTGGCAAAAATCAAACTTAATCATCGTAGCAGCTCGTCCGGGTGTTGGTAAAACGTCCTTTACCCTGGCACTGGGTAGAAATGCTGCCATGGATTACAATACCCCGGTGGCCTTGTTTTCTTTGGAGATGAATAATCTCGAGTTGGTAAACCGTTTAATTTCTATGGAAGCAGAAATTGAAGGTACTAAGATGCGAAATGGAAAATTGGATGATGACGATTGGACCCGTTTAAATCAAGTGATCAATAAACTGGGAGAATCACAAATTTACATTGATGATACTCCTTCTTTAAACGTATTTGAGTTGCGTGCAAAATGCCGCAGACTCCATCAACAATATAAAATTGGTTTAGTCATCATTGACTATTTGCAATTAATGACCGCAGGATCCAACGATAAAAAAGGAAACAGGGAACAAGAAATTGCTACAATTTCCAGAGCGCTTAAAGGTCTGGCAAAGGAAATCAACATTCCGGTAATTGCACTGTCACAATTAAACCGTGCAGCTGAAACACAAAGCAGGGAAAATCGCAGACCCCAATTATCAAACCTTCGGGAATCGGGTGCGATCGAGCAAGACGCAGATATGGTTATGTTTATTTACCGTCCGGATACCTACGAATTAGAGAATAATTATGAAATGCCAAAAGGCTATACCGAATTGATTATTGCAAAACATCGTAACGGTGCTACCGGAACGGTTGGAATGAAGTTTATTGACCACTTTGCAAAGTTTGTACCTTTGAAACAAAACTTTGATCCATTTGGCTCCACGACCGTTCCAAATGTAATTATCAAACAGTCCAAAATGAATGAAGAAGACGAAATTCCATTCTAA